ACTCTGTTGGTAATCAGGCTCCTTCCATGTTAGATAGTGCTCTGTATTTCCACATATATAGTTTTCCAAAATAGGATGGATATCTAAAGAAAAAGATAAAAGCCCAAAAACATTAATTTGTATATGTATAGAGCTTTTATATGAAGAAAAATACCGTGTAAATTTTCAATAGCCCATCCAGTCGAAGCTTCCATTACTAATGGCCAAAGACTCCACATATCCATGGATATTGTCAGTGGGGAAAACGCCATGTGTGATACAATGTCAAAAACTTCTTCAAATTCTGTCAGTTAAGTGACTTGTAAATATAACAAATAGTTATGTTTATACAAATGTCAAacacaagaaaataaaaatattaattacctTGTCCATTAGTTGGAAGCATTATTTGTCGCATTATTGGAAGTAGAATTGGCTCGATATGAGAAAACAAGTGAGGAAATGTACTCACTGATTCAAGAACATTACTAATGGCACTTAGACATCCAGCTGCTAAAGTATCactatcatcatcttcttcagctGTGTTCATACACTTCCAAAATGCAGCAACCTGTGTAatgattaaaaaaaagttaaagtgTTGATAATAACAAAATCTTTAAGAAAAAATTCATCACCAGATTCTGGCATAAGCCAACAACATAGGGAGCCATCTCCTCTTCACACAAGCGAACAATAGTCTCAAGGGTAGAAATCAAATCCATGTTTTCAACTTCATTCATAATCTTCAAAAGATCTGAAAACAAACCATGTATAAGAAGAGAAAACAAACAAAATTTCGAATTTGAGtcaatacaatatatatatatatatatatatatatatatatatatatatatatatatatatatatatatatatatatatatatatatatatatatatatatatatatatatatatataccatcaaGTAGCTGCGGAAGAACTGGCTTCATTTCATCAAGATCTACAGAATAAGATTACATTATTATGGTTCAAAAGAGAGAAACTACAACAAAAAGGGAATATatcaatatatttaattagtggtTTAATTACCTTCACATGCTTTAACAAAAGAACACAACGAAATAACCGAGTCAACACGCACTGGAAGCTCCGAGTCACTCATCCCAACAACAACACTTTGTAGTGCTTTGCAGAAATTATTCGGGTCAGAAAAATAAATATGGGCATATTTTCCTGCAACCCATGCAGCCTAACAAAAATaaccttttataaaaaaaaaaaaaagttcataactatataaaaagaataaaaatgagatAACTTTTTTTTACCTTTGCTCTAATATGGCCCACTGGACTACTAAACTCTGGGAAAACATGTTGCACCAACATTTGCTCGAGCACAGACTTATAAGCTTCAGTTTGCATCAATTCATCACACAGTGTTCCAATAACAAGAAGTGCACCATCTTTTTGTCTATAAGGCTTAATCTCAACCATTACATCCTTGTATCtgatataaaataaagttataaaCCATTACAAACTTTGAAATCTTTTTGTGTAGGAAAGTAGAAAACATGCTAAATAGTAGCTAAAGAAGACATACCTCTTAAAAATTTCCAGAATGAATAATATAACTTTTTGAAGGATTTTTTTCCCACTTTTTTTCACTAACTTGCTCAAAAAATATAGTGCTGCAGTCCTGGGACTATAATCTTCAATCATATCTGCAGTATGAATAAAGTGTTGAGCACCTAATAAACTATggttagattaaaaaaaaaagatatacaGAAGACTCACCATAACCCTTTCTCACATACTCATGTGGATCTTCCTCCCAGAGCTTTTGATCGTTGTCATTGAAGCACATAAGTGGAAAGATTATCTCAAAAAGAATCACATCAAGTCTTGATTGGAGCAGATTGTATGTAGCAGCTTTGGAAATACTGAATGATACAATATGGAGTAGatccaataaaaaataaagtaaaaagaaGAAATAAGAGAAGTGTGAAGATTATCAGATGAAACAAATTACCTATTGCTTAAATATTGTAAAATAAGATAGGTGACTCTTTCAGGTAAATAACCACCATTATCAACACGAATCGCATTTAACAAGTTCATATGACATTCCAAGATCTTCGCAGCATATTTTTTCTCAAAGTGTTGTGCAAAAGCTCTATTGTCTGGATATTGCAATTTCAAATCTCCATACCTTGTAAAAGCAAAATCATTCAGATGTTTATAAAGTCTTAAAGTCAATATGTCAAAAAAGCTTAAAACCATGACTTACTTTGTATATACGAGGTTTAATATATGAACAGTCCATTTCTTCACCTTCCACCATCCCCATGACTTACGAAGGTCTGGATCAGCAGGTTGACCCTCTAATGGAACTTGTCTCTCCAATATATTCAAGAAAAGAATCATCCAATCATTGAACACATTCGAATCAAACAATTGATTTGGAATCTCCATCTGAACAACAACATTTGAAAGTAAATTTCATTGTAATAAATGTGAATGGGAAGTTCAGTTCCTTGTAAGAATGTTGCAATGAAGTAGTAACTTACAAACATGGAAAACCAATATGTTTTGCATATGAGCTTAATCGAATAAGCTACTTCTATTGATGGATTTTCTATATGTACAAGCCTGTTAAGGATACTGAGCAAATGAGGAAATGTCTCCTCAACAACATGATGAATTGGTGTCCTCTCTTCATATGACTTGaacctataaatagcaagttatAAGTACATACATTAATCAAGATTCAAAAGATTCACATGCAATGACTTACTTATAGGGATCAAAAAGGAAACACCATAACTTATATGTATTCTAAGCTACAATTTAAGCTTTTGAAAAATCAAGACTTACTCATATTTTCTAGAAAGAATTTGTAACACAAATAAAGCTCCTAAAACTTGTTGGCCTTGCAAATTAAGTGTCACCCACTGTAAAAGACTCGGCCATTGTTCAGGATAATCTGCATGTATAATTGTCTTGAGACACTCTCCCAATTGTACCCTGTAAACAGAATATGGTGTTTAATTTATTCATgaaaggaaaaataaaaaaaaaataaaaaatcaatatcTATAAATTTAGGAGATGTCTTTACTCATTACCTCAACAATATAGGAACTTGTTCTACAAAAACAAGGATGTTCCTCCTCACTAAGTTTTTATCACTTGGCGAAATATTGATTTGTTCCTCTACATTATCAAATTTTGAATTCATCATTCTCATATACAATTACAAATTTCTATTACGTAAATTTGTTGGGTATATATGTTACATGATTTTCAGGTGATCATTTGGATTTGAGTTGTATTGTATGGATGTCGTTTGATTAGTTCAAATCAAAGTGTAGTGGAGAAATCGTGTACCTTGATCATGAGGTGACCAATTTTCTGCTATAAACTTCTTAAAATGAATACATGCAACCTGTCGCAATATAAGATCATAATTTCTATCTCCAATTATATGCAGCAGCCTCGTCAAATGCTTAGGAGTATACTGATACTGAAAAAGAAGATCATCAAAATCGAATCAGATTACATCATTACAAATCAAAACTAACAAAATCATCTTCCAAAACAAATATCAAAATGAGAAGTGAATACTTTATTGAGACTCTCTTCAGCGGCTTTTCTTTCAGCGTGATTGGGACTAAGTGCTCTTTGGAGAACGACATCAAGACTTGGAAGATACATATAGTATAACGATCTTGGAAAATAATCATACAAGGATTATGAGGGAAGTGAATACAATCATATGACTGATTGAGTTGATCTTGAGATTATGCTACTATAAtcttaaaaaaaatgtaaaatagtATATTTGATTGACTTGGAAACAACTATGACTAAGTGAGTTGATGTTGAGGTTATGCTACTATAATCTTTATAGAAATATAATTtgtaattataattatatttgaTTGACTTGGAAACAATTTATATATCAACTAACCAAATAATCTATTTTActaaaaacaaagtttaaatttttcttaAACATATGTGGAGCCAATCAACCAGATTTGTTTATTTGTAAAGTTGAGAACTTTCTTAGATACATTGTATTGTAAAACACCATTAAAACTTACAAAGTTCATTGGCTtgcttaatttattttttatttttgtagaaATTGATCTAGTATTAATTGTTCCAAGTTtatgtatttaattaataatctCATTTAGGATGTCGTGATCATTTAATTGTTTTTTATTCGTTACTTCTGTATATAAATTCAAAGAGTATTCACTATTTCAATAAATTAATCTATTATTATAATCTTTGTAAGCTGATAAAATTTTACTTTATATCACTGTAACATATTAGTCCTGTATTTAAGTAAGCGTGATATTTACAAATCTGAAAGTGGCGGACGGCAGACCtacataatttatatttttattgcttAAACaacattagagtaaattacaattttggtcccttATGTATGTACTTTTCAGTAGGTTTGATCCTATTTTTGAAAAAATGATGTGATTGATCCTCATGATTTTAAAATCCATGAGGTTTGGTCTGCAGCCGAGTTAACGTCTAATACCCTGATAGGAGCCAATTTGAGATGGCTAATCTCCCAAAAATTAAGAAGAAGGATTAAAAACACAGGAGAGTGGAACAATTTTCTGCTTAATTCTTGAACTCAAACATACGATtacattcaaataaatatgtttctAAACTCTAAGCTTCATGCAACAAATAAACAGGAGAAAAGAATGGGAACGTAACATATATACTGCACTAGTGGGAAACATGCTAATTAACATTAAAGAAACATGCATGCAAAATGAAAGGTGGGTTCCTAATAGAATGCAACAAGCTACTCTTTGACTAAATAAAAGGAAACGTGGCTAACGAAAATAGGTTAAGTAGGTTCGTATCATACCCTTCGTTAAGTACACAAAAAATAACGAAGTTATCCCTCCTTTTGTCTCTTTCTTATGTTTGTCTTTTCTTCTTTTTAGATTTAATATTACTAAATAAATGGATCCCACCTACTCCACCCTCACCCCTACCTGCACCCCAAACTCGTCGATTGGGTGAATTTCCAATGGTGGACAGGTGAAACTCCAAAAAATCCCCTTGATGTGTCATGTGAGAGAGAATGAATGGTTAGATAGCGAAGGAGTTCCAAATATAGGGGTAGAGAGCATGAGTATATCAGGGGTTGTGGTGACGTGGTTCAGGTCTGTTGGGAACCAGTAGAGAGGAGCAGTGGCGGTTTTGTATAGGTGCCCATAGTGGCACCGGCAACACATACCCTGTCTGTTTGcagtgaaaaaaaaattgattttttttatctatttttccTACACTGGCAACACCAACTTCAACATCGGCGACACTTAGTATATATTCTTACATCCGCCCCTGGAGAGGAGGTGGGTGACAGACTTAGAGGTAGCCTTCAGAATCAAGGTTATAGTCGGAGATGGAAGTGATCGCCATAATGGAGGCTATTACTTCGTGAAATGCAGAAGGTTAGAGGTTAGACGATAATGAGTAAAGTATTATAAGAATTTCGCCACCTTAAGTTTATTGGTTTTATTAATTTGGTTTGAGGGCAATCTCGTTATTTTACATTCATTTAATGGAGCCATATAGACGATAATGAGTAAAGTATTATAAGAATTTCAATACAACTTTTCATATGCTTAAAT
The genomic region above belongs to Lactuca sativa cultivar Salinas chromosome 4, Lsat_Salinas_v11, whole genome shotgun sequence and contains:
- the LOC111891965 gene encoding importin beta-like SAD2 homolog isoform X2, with amino-acid sequence MYLPSLDVVLQRALSPNHAERKAAEESLNKYQYTPKHLTRLLHIIGDRNYDLILRQVACIHFKKFIAENWSPHDQEEQINISPSDKNLVRRNILVFVEQVPILLRVQLGECLKTIIHADYPEQWPSLLQWVTLNLQGQQVLGALFVLQILSRKYEFKSYEERTPIHHVVEETFPHLLSILNRLVHIENPSIEVAYSIKLICKTYWFSMFMEIPNQLFDSNVFNDWMILFLNILERQVPLEGQPADPDLRKSWGWWKVKKWTVHILNLVYTKYGDLKLQYPDNRAFAQHFEKKYAAKILECHMNLLNAIRVDNGGYLPERVTYLILQYLSNSISKAATYNLLQSRLDVILFEIIFPLMCFNDNDQKLWEEDPHEYVRKGYDMIEDYSPRTAALYFLSKLVKKSGKKILQKVILFILEIFKRYKDVMVEIKPYRQKDGALLVIGTLCDELMQTEAYKSVLEQMLVQHVFPEFSSPVGHIRAKAAWVAGKYAHIYFSDPNNFCKALQSVVVGMSDSELPVRVDSVISLCSFVKACEDLDEMKPVLPQLLDDLLKIMNEVENMDLISTLETIVRLCEEEMAPYVVGLCQNLVAAFWKCMNTAEEDDDSDTLAAGCLSAISNVLESVSTFPHLFSHIEPILLPIMRQIMLPTNGQEFEEVFDIVSHMAFSPLTISMDMWSLWPLVMEASTGWAIENLHDIHPILENYICGNTEHYLTWKEPDYQQSLWCMLSKVMSEKNLQDENTEPAPMLISLVLQNCRGHVDHWVESYIRITIERFHQTESHNLKCLLMQVIADALYYNASLTFDILQKFGVATEIFNHWFQLLQKAGNTGTYATFRSKNDKRVCCLGLTSLLSLADQLPEEVLGRVYKATLDLLVAYKDQVADKEETEDDDDEFQTDDEVDTSDKEMGVDDYDDDINDDEDLKSSTDEVDPFVLFVDTMKVLQESDAMRFEKLSQTLDLHYQALTKGVAQHAYEKRASIEKEKLQKA
- the LOC111891965 gene encoding importin beta-like SAD2 homolog isoform X1; amino-acid sequence: MYLPSLDVVLQRALSPNHAERKAAEESLNKYQYTPKHLTRLLHIIGDRNYDLILRQVACIHFKKFIAENWSPHDQEEQINISPSDKNLVRRNILVFVEQVPILLRVQLGECLKTIIHADYPEQWPSLLQWVTLNLQGQQVLGALFVLQILSRKYEFKSYEERTPIHHVVEETFPHLLSILNRLVHIENPSIEVAYSIKLICKTYWFSMFMEIPNQLFDSNVFNDWMILFLNILERQVPLEGQPADPDLRKSWGWWKVKKWTVHILNLVYTKYGDLKLQYPDNRAFAQHFEKKYAAKILECHMNLLNAIRVDNGGYLPERVTYLILQYLSNSISKAATYNLLQSRLDVILFEIIFPLMCFNDNDQKLWEEDPHEYVRKGYDMIEDYSPRTAALYFLSKLVKKSGKKILQKVILFILEIFKRYKDVMVEIKPYRQKDGALLVIGTLCDELMQTEAYKSVLEQMLVQHVFPEFSSPVGHIRAKAAWVAGKYAHIYFSDPNNFCKALQSVVVGMSDSELPVRVDSVISLCSFVKACEDLDEMKPVLPQLLDDLLKIMNEVENMDLISTLETIVRLCEEEMAPYVVGLCQNLVAAFWKCMNTAEEDDDSDTLAAGCLSAISNVLESVSTFPHLFSHIEPILLPIMRQIMLPTNGQEFEEVFDIVSHMAFSPLTISMDMWSLWPLVMEASTGWAIENLHDIHPILENYICGNTEHYLTWKEPDYQQSLWCMLSKVMSEKNLQDENTEPAPMLISLVLQNCRGHVDHWVESYIRITIERFHQTESHNLKCLLMQVIADALYYNASLTFDILQKFGVATEIFNHWFQLLQKAGNTGTYATFRSKNDKRVCCLGLTSLLSLADQLPEEVLGRVYKATLDLLVAYKDQVAEDKEETEDDDDEFQTDDEVDTSDKEMGVDDYDDDINDDEDLKSSTDEVDPFVLFVDTMKVLQESDAMRFEKLSQTLDLHYQALTKGVAQHAYEKRASIEKEKLQKA